The nucleotide window CGCCTGGGGCGCCTGCACGTGGATGGCAACCTGAAGGTCAAGGGCAATGATGCGGTATACGCAGCCGGCGATGTGGCCTATGCCGCCTGTGACGAGCTAGACAATTACGCAGTGATGTCCTGCCAGCATGCGATTCCGCTGGGGCGCCATGCAGGCAACAATGCCGCTGCCGAGCTGATTGACGTGGCACCCATGACCTACAGCCAGCCCAAGTACGTGACGTGCCTGGACCTGGGCGCCTGGGGCGCGGTGTATACCGAGGGGTGGGAGCGTGCCGTGTCGCCACCGGAGGACAAGGCCGAGGCCAAGGTGCTGAAGGCGCAGATCAATACACAGTGGATCTACCCGCCAGCGGCCGATCGGGCAGTGGCACTGGCGGCTGCCGACCCCACCATCCCGGTGGCCTGAAACGGCCTCATCGCCGGCAAGCCAGCCCCCACAAGTGCTGGGTGGGAGCTGGCTTGCCTGCGATGAGGCCATGACAGGCCAGCTAATGAGGATCAGGCAGCAGCAAACAGCTCGTTGGCAATCTGCGCCTGGGCAGCATCAATCGCCTGGCTGCGGTGTTCCGGGCCATAAGCCAGGCCATGAGCGCGGACGATTTCCAGGTCGGTCACACCAATAAAGCCCAGGAACACTTTCAGGAAGTCTTCATGCCCGGCGCCCGTCGGCTGCCCAGCGTGCAGGCCACCGGCGGTGGACACCAGCACCACTTTCTTGTTGCCGCACAGGCCTTCCGGGCCCGCTTCGGTGTAGCGGAAGGTCTTGCCGGCAACAGCAACGCGGTCGATCCAGGCCTTGAGCTGGGTCGGCACGGTGAAGTTGTACATCGGCGCACCAATCACCACGGCATCAGCGGCCAGGAACTCTTCCAGGGTTTCCGCGCTCAGCTTGGCTTCGAACGCCTGGGCTGCATCGCGCACATCCTCAGGGGTACCTGCGGCCACCAGGGTGGCGGCAGAGAAGTGGGCGATGGCGTCGGCGGCCAGGTCGCGATACACCACTTCCACGCTCGGGTCAGCGGCTTTCCAGGCTTCGACCACTTCACGGCTCAGTTGGCGGGAGGCGGAATTGTCGCCCAGGATGCTCGAATCGATGTGCAACAGTTTCATGGGACTCTCCTGTGATTGAAGACCGCAGCGTTGGGCGATCACGATGGAGAGAATCCTACCGGGATGAGTAATGACTGATAAGCCGGCAAAAATGCGCTAGTTTGTCCCACATATGGA belongs to Pseudomonas putida NBRC 14164 and includes:
- a CDS encoding FMN-dependent NADH-azoreductase, with translation MKLLHIDSSILGDNSASRQLSREVVEAWKAADPSVEVVYRDLAADAIAHFSAATLVAAGTPEDVRDAAQAFEAKLSAETLEEFLAADAVVIGAPMYNFTVPTQLKAWIDRVAVAGKTFRYTEAGPEGLCGNKKVVLVSTAGGLHAGQPTGAGHEDFLKVFLGFIGVTDLEIVRAHGLAYGPEHRSQAIDAAQAQIANELFAAA